The DNA region TCGCGAAACTGAGCGTTCGAGCCGTAATCGGCATCCACGACCACGCCGTCCAGTGTGAAGCCGGCGTGGAGCACGGTGCGCACGTGCGCCAGCGCGATCCGCCACTTCGCGCGAAACCGGACGGTCGACGGAATGCCGACGGCGTCACGCCGCACCGGATCGGCCATCCAGGAGGCGGGCAGATACAACTCGAACGTCAACGGCCACGTGCGGCCGTCGGCGATCAACGCGCTCGACACGGCCACTTGGCAATTGCCGATCTTGCCCAAGGCGCCGCAGTATTGGCGCTGCACGCCGACCGACGCCGTTCCCTGTTTGGGAAAGCCGGTGTCATCGAGCGCCAAGATCCCGGTTCGCATGGGCACCAGCGTCCGCAGGTGCGTCCAGACGCGCATCGCGTCCCACGGCGAATCCGTGATGAAGTGCTGCAGGGCTTGATAGCTGCTCGGGTCGCTCAACCGGCCGTGCATCGCTTGCATCGACTTGCGCTCGCTGTCGTTGAACAGGCCGTCGAGATACTGGCTGGCGGCTTCCCGCTGGGGGCGCCGGCTGAAACACGCGCCGAATCCATCCATGAACTGACCCAGCCGTCGAAGCAACGCCCGCGCCGAGCCTGTCGTCATGCCCGGCAGCGTACGGACTTCCGCACGTCAGTACAAGCCCTATGCCATTGGACGGCTGCGGATCAGCGAGAATCAACCTGACAAAGTAGTGCTAGCCTTTCTTCGACTGAGCGCCGTCCTCGAAGAACATCGGCGGATGAGCGGCGGCGTCTTTCGGCGCGACCGCCCGGGCGACGTGGCCGAGCGCGCGCGCGAGGACGCGACGGTCACCGGGCGCGAGCGCGGCGATCGCCGCGATCAGCCGCTCCTGGACGGCCGCCGGTGCGCGCCCGAGCACGGCCCGTCCTTTCGCGGTGAGCTCCAGCCGCAGGCGCCGGCGATCGTCCGTGGCGGTGACCTTGGCGACCAGGCGCCGCTCGACCAGCCGCTGGATCACGACCGACACCGAGCTCTGGTGCGTGAACGTCAGCGCCGCCAGCTCGTTGACCGACGCGCGTGGATGCTCGCCAATCTGCTGCAGGGCGAAGAGCTGGGCGCTGCTGAGCCCAGCGCGCCGCTCGCCCTCGCGGCCGGCAACCCGCAGCCCTTGGACGATCCGCCGCACCGCGTCGAGCGCGGCGCGGACGTCGTGCGACGCTGTCGCGGCCGACGTGGTGGACTTGCCCGGCGATGACCGGCGAACCATAGC from bacterium includes:
- a CDS encoding IS701 family transposase → MTTGSARALLRRLGQFMDGFGACFSRRPQREAASQYLDGLFNDSERKSMQAMHGRLSDPSSYQALQHFITDSPWDAMRVWTHLRTLVPMRTGILALDDTGFPKQGTASVGVQRQYCGALGKIGNCQVAVSSALIADGRTWPLTFELYLPASWMADPVRRDAVGIPSTVRFRAKWRIALAHVRTVLHAGFTLDGVVVDADYGSNAQFRDGLERLGLRYGVAIRGNAIFAAEGRTDTAAGLATATRPADWQTVTWGSDPHRPLAAAFYAVRARAPTGRGDRWLLCERVTPDEHKYYLLNLAPTASLQDLVALARSRWPIEQQYRELKDDLGLDHFEGRSYRGWAHHVVLTAVAFTFLQLERARAAGAVRPTLPIVRGWVREIMGLLYVIHNRQLLRTLDSFRRNPPLRR
- a CDS encoding MarR family transcriptional regulator; translation: MAMVRRSSPGKSTTSAATASHDVRAALDAVRRIVQGLRVAGREGERRAGLSSAQLFALQQIGEHPRASVNELAALTFTHQSSVSVVIQRLVERRLVAKVTATDDRRRLRLELTAKGRAVLGRAPAAVQERLIAAIAALAPGDRRVLARALGHVARAVAPKDAAAHPPMFFEDGAQSKKG